Proteins from a genomic interval of Helicobacter pylori Shi112:
- a CDS encoding AMIN domain-containing protein, with protein sequence MLKKMVGLVVVLSVLLARDNPFEPEINSKNLQGGFNGIYDSYFKEIHVDLPTSARILKQITLTYQDIDGSIHSKVVGIDKNIDWHYPLKLSQHPLDPAAFEKRYQIQDFDFSMANNTMILRSPYKILRSFVLVNPYRIVLDTQKGPLDIYQNRDLNQKFFSQIKVGTHKDYYRITLILDGKYRYLLEEKNGAYELKLK encoded by the coding sequence GTGTTAAAAAAGATGGTAGGTTTGGTGGTGGTTTTAAGCGTTTTATTAGCCAGAGACAACCCTTTTGAGCCTGAAATCAATTCCAAGAATTTGCAAGGGGGCTTTAATGGGATCTATGATAGTTATTTTAAAGAAATCCATGTGGATTTGCCCACGAGCGCTAGGATTTTAAAACAAATCACGCTCACTTACCAGGATATTGATGGCTCTATCCATTCTAAAGTCGTGGGCATTGATAAAAACATTGATTGGCATTACCCTTTAAAGCTTTCCCAACACCCCCTTGATCCAGCCGCCTTTGAAAAACGCTACCAGATCCAAGATTTTGATTTTTCCATGGCAAACAACACGATGATTTTGCGATCCCCTTATAAAATTTTGCGCTCTTTTGTGCTGGTCAATCCTTATAGAATCGTGTTAGACACGCAAAAAGGCCCTTTGGATATTTATCAAAATAGGGATTTAAACCAGAAGTTTTTTTCTCAAATTAAAGTCGGCACGCACAAAGATTATTACCGCATCACGCTCATTTTAGACGGGAAATACCGCTATCTTTTGGAAGAAAAAAACGGGGCGTATGAATTAAAATTGAAATAA
- a CDS encoding shikimate kinase, whose product MRHLVLIGFMGSGKSSLAQELGLALKLEVLDTDMIISERVGLSVRGIFEELGEDNFRMFEKNLIDELKTLKTPHIISTGGGIVMHDNLKGLGTTFYLKMDFETLIKRLNQKEREKRPLLNDLTQAKELFEKRQALYEKNASFIIDARGGLNNSLKQVLQFIA is encoded by the coding sequence ATGCGGCATTTAGTCTTAATCGGTTTTATGGGGAGCGGTAAAAGCTCCTTAGCGCAAGAATTGGGGTTGGCTTTGAAATTAGAAGTGTTGGATACGGATATGATCATTAGCGAGAGGGTGGGCTTGAGCGTGAGAGGGATTTTTGAAGAGCTTGGCGAAGACAATTTCAGGATGTTTGAAAAAAATTTGATTGATGAATTAAAAACGCTCAAAACCCCCCATATTATTTCTACCGGTGGGGGCATTGTGATGCATGATAACCTTAAGGGTTTAGGCACAACTTTTTATCTCAAAATGGATTTTGAGACCTTGATTAAGCGTTTGAATCAAAAAGAAAGGGAAAAACGCCCCCTTTTGAATGATCTCACTCAAGCCAAAGAGCTTTTTGAAAAACGCCAAGCCCTCTATGAAAAAAACGCCTCTTTTATCATTGATGCAAGGGGTGGTTTAAATAATTCTTTAAAACAAGTGCTACAATTCATCGCATAA
- a CDS encoding PDC sensor domain-containing protein, translated as MLSRDIVQYSKIRTELYAYLTYLFSHNIRNHLPEITLDYLNKQIKKMHAEIKMAKNFFVLDAKGMLILKPSQLKEQGHKEGILEHDLTEGIELESHASFSDKYYFYQAVSEKRCILTDPYPSKKGNHLVVSASYPVYDQNNDLAFVVCLQIPLRVAIEISSPSKYFRTFSEGSMVMYFMISIMLTLVSLLLFVKCISSFWTAIVNFSSFDIKEVFHPIVLLTLALATFDLVKAIFEEEVLGKNSGDNHHAIHRTMIRFLGSIIIALAIEALMLVFKFSVSEPDKITYAVYLAIGVAVLLISLAIYVKFAYSVLPKRER; from the coding sequence ATGTTAAGTAGAGACATTGTCCAATATTCCAAGATCCGCACCGAGCTATACGCTTATCTTACCTATTTGTTTTCGCACAATATCCGCAACCATCTCCCTGAAATCACTTTGGATTATTTAAACAAACAGATCAAAAAAATGCATGCTGAAATCAAAATGGCAAAAAATTTTTTTGTGTTAGACGCTAAAGGCATGCTAATTCTTAAGCCAAGCCAGCTTAAAGAGCAGGGGCATAAGGAGGGGATATTAGAGCATGATTTAACAGAAGGGATTGAATTAGAATCGCATGCCAGCTTTAGCGATAAGTATTATTTTTATCAAGCCGTGAGTGAAAAGCGTTGTATTTTAACGGACCCCTATCCTTCTAAAAAAGGAAACCATTTGGTGGTGAGCGCGTCTTACCCGGTGTATGATCAAAATAATGATCTAGCGTTTGTGGTGTGCTTGCAAATCCCTTTGAGGGTGGCGATTGAAATCAGCTCGCCTTCAAAGTATTTCAGAACCTTTAGCGAAGGGAGCATGGTCATGTATTTTATGATTTCTATCATGCTCACTTTGGTGTCGTTGCTTTTATTTGTGAAATGCATTTCTAGCTTTTGGACAGCGATTGTCAATTTTAGCAGTTTTGACATTAAAGAAGTGTTCCACCCCATTGTGCTTTTAACCCTAGCCTTAGCCACCTTTGATCTGGTCAAGGCGATTTTTGAAGAGGAAGTGTTGGGTAAAAATAGCGGAGACAACCACCATGCGATCCACCGCACGATGATTAGGTTTTTAGGCTCTATCATTATCGCATTAGCCATTGAAGCGTTGATGTTAGTGTTTAAATTCAGCGTGAGCGAACCGGATAAAATCACTTATGCGGTGTATTTGGCTATCGGTGTGGCAGTGCTTTTGATCAGTTTAGCGATTTATGTTAAATTCGCTTATAGCGTGTTGCCCAAACGAGAACGCTAA
- a CDS encoding glycosyltransferase family 8 protein, whose product MSIIIPIVIAFDNNYVIPAGVSLYSMLACAKVENPQSQNDSKKLFYKIHCLVDNLSLENQRKLKETLAPFSAFMSLEFLDISTPNLHTTSIEELSAIDKINEAFLQLNIYAKTRFSKMVMCRLFLASLFLQYDKIIMFDADTLFLNDVSESFFIPLDGYYFGAAKDFSSPKSPKHFQMERERAPRQAFSLYEHYLKEKDIKILYENHYNVGFLIVNLKLWRADRLEERLLNLTRQKGQCVFCPEQDLLTLACYQKVLILPYIYNTHPFMANQKRFIPNRQEIVMLHFYFVGKPWISPTALYSKEWHETLLKTSFYAKYSVKFLKQMTEFLSLKDKQKTFEFLAPLLNPKTLLEYVFFRLNRIFKRLKEKFFNS is encoded by the coding sequence ATGAGTATTATTATTCCTATTGTCATCGCTTTTGACAACAACTATGTGATCCCAGCTGGCGTGAGCCTGTATTCCATGCTAGCTTGCGCTAAAGTAGAAAATCCCCAATCGCAAAATGATAGTAAAAAACTTTTTTATAAAATCCACTGCCTGGTGGATAACTTGAGCCTTGAAAACCAGCGCAAATTAAAAGAGACTCTAGCCCCCTTTAGCGCTTTTATGAGCCTAGAATTTTTAGACATTTCAACCCCTAATCTTCACACCACTTCAATAGAAGAACTCTCTGCGATTGATAAAATCAATGAAGCTTTTTTGCAACTCAATATTTACGCTAAGACTCGCTTTTCTAAAATGGTCATGTGCCGCTTGTTTTTGGCTTCTTTATTCTTGCAATACGACAAAATTATCATGTTTGATGCGGACACTTTGTTTTTAAATGATGTGAGCGAGAGTTTTTTTATCCCGCTAGATGGCTATTATTTTGGAGCGGCTAAAGATTTTTCTTCTCCTAAAAGCCCTAAACATTTTCAAATGGAAAGAGAGAGAGCCCCTCGTCAAGCCTTTTCCCTTTATGAGCATTACCTTAAAGAAAAAGACATAAAAATCCTTTATGAAAACCACTATAATGTTGGGTTTTTAATCGTAAATTTAAAGCTGTGGCGCGCTGATCGTTTAGAAGAGCGCTTACTCAATTTAACCCGTCAAAAAGGCCAGTGCGTGTTTTGCCCTGAACAGGATCTTTTAACTCTCGCATGCTATCAAAAGGTTTTAATCTTGCCTTATATTTATAACACCCACCCTTTCATGGCCAATCAAAAACGCTTCATTCCTAACCGACAAGAAATTGTCATGCTGCATTTTTATTTTGTAGGAAAACCTTGGATTTCACCCACTGCTTTATATTCTAAAGAATGGCATGAGACTCTTTTAAAAACCTCTTTTTATGCTAAATATTCCGTGAAATTCCTTAAACAAATGACAGAATTTTTAAGCCTTAAAGACAAACAAAAAACCTTTGAATTTCTTGCCCCCCTACTCAATCCAAAAACCCTTTTAGAATATGTCTTTTTTAGATTGAATAGGATTTTCAAACGCTTAAAAGAAAAATTTTTTAACTCTTAG
- a CDS encoding tetratricopeptide repeat protein, with translation MIKSWTKKWVFIWLVVAGCFSHLMATTGEAYFKMATQAFKRGDYHKAVAFYKRSCNLRVGVSCTSLGSMYEDGDGVDQNIPKAVFYYRRGCNLMNHLACASLGSMYEDGDGVQKNLPKAIYYYRRGCHLKGGVSCGSLGFMYFNGTGVKQNYAKALSLSKYACSLNYGISCNFTGYMYRNAKGAEKDLKKALTNFKRGCHLKDGASCVSLGYMYEAGLYVRQSEGQALNLYKKGCSLKEGSGCHNVAVMYYTGKGAPKDLDKATSYYKKGCTLGFSGSCKVLEMVGKNSDNLQDDAQNDTQDDTQ, from the coding sequence ATGATAAAGAGTTGGACTAAAAAATGGGTTTTTATTTGGTTGGTGGTGGCGGGCTGTTTCAGTCATTTGATGGCTACAACCGGTGAGGCATATTTTAAAATGGCTACTCAAGCCTTTAAGAGAGGGGATTACCATAAAGCGGTGGCTTTTTATAAGAGGAGTTGTAATTTAAGGGTGGGGGTGAGTTGCACGAGTTTGGGCTCTATGTATGAAGATGGCGATGGCGTGGATCAGAATATTCCAAAAGCCGTTTTTTATTACAGAAGAGGGTGCAATTTAATGAATCATTTGGCTTGCGCGAGTTTAGGCTCTATGTATGAAGATGGCGATGGCGTTCAAAAAAACCTTCCAAAGGCTATCTATTATTACAGGAGAGGGTGCCACTTAAAGGGTGGGGTGAGCTGCGGTAGTTTAGGTTTTATGTATTTTAATGGTACGGGCGTTAAGCAAAATTATGCCAAAGCCCTTTCTCTTTCTAAATACGCTTGCAGTTTGAATTACGGCATTAGTTGTAACTTTACAGGGTATATGTATAGGAACGCAAAAGGCGCAGAGAAGGATTTGAAAAAAGCCCTTACGAATTTTAAAAGAGGGTGCCATTTAAAAGACGGAGCGAGCTGTGTGAGTTTAGGCTATATGTATGAAGCCGGTCTTTATGTCAGACAAAGTGAAGGGCAAGCCTTGAATCTTTATAAAAAGGGTTGTTCTTTAAAAGAAGGGAGCGGTTGTCATAATGTGGCGGTGATGTATTACACGGGTAAGGGCGCTCCAAAGGATTTGGATAAAGCCACTTCATATTATAAGAAAGGTTGCACTTTAGGCTTTAGTGGTAGTTGTAAAGTATTAGAAATGGTTGGCAAGAATTCTGATAATTTGCAAGATGACGCGCAAAACGACACGCAAGATGATACGCAATAG
- a CDS encoding YebC/PmpR family DNA-binding transcriptional regulator: MGRAFEYRRAAKEKRWDKMSKVFPKLAKAITLAAKEGGSEPDTNAKLRTAILNAKVQNMPKDNIDAAIKRASSKEGNLSEITYEGKANFGVLIIMECMTDNPTRTIANLKSYFNKTQGASIVPNGSLEFMFNRKSVFECLKNEVENLKLSLEDLEFALIDYGLEELEEVEDKIIIRGDYNSFKLLNEGFESLRLPILKASLQRIATTPIELNDEQMELTEKLLDRIEDDDDVVALYTNIE; the protein is encoded by the coding sequence ATGGGACGAGCGTTTGAATACAGAAGAGCGGCTAAAGAAAAACGATGGGATAAGATGAGTAAGGTTTTCCCCAAGCTCGCCAAAGCGATCACTCTAGCGGCAAAAGAGGGCGGGAGCGAGCCGGACACGAACGCCAAACTACGAACGGCGATTTTAAACGCTAAAGTGCAAAACATGCCTAAAGACAATATTGATGCAGCGATTAAAAGAGCGAGCAGTAAAGAGGGGAATTTGAGTGAAATCACTTATGAGGGTAAGGCGAATTTTGGCGTGTTAATCATTATGGAATGCATGACTGATAACCCCACCAGAACCATTGCTAACCTTAAAAGCTATTTCAATAAAACGCAAGGGGCAAGCATCGTGCCTAATGGCTCTTTAGAGTTTATGTTTAACCGAAAAAGCGTGTTTGAATGCTTGAAAAATGAAGTGGAAAATTTAAAACTCAGCCTAGAAGATTTAGAATTCGCTCTCATTGATTATGGTTTGGAAGAATTAGAAGAAGTGGAAGACAAGATTATTATTAGGGGGGATTATAACAGCTTCAAGCTCTTAAATGAGGGGTTTGAAAGCTTGAGATTGCCCATTTTAAAAGCGAGTTTGCAACGCATCGCCACAACGCCCATTGAATTGAATGACGAACAGATGGAGCTTACCGAAAAATTGCTAGACAGGATTGAAGACGATGATGATGTGGTCGCGCTTTATACGAATATTGAGTGA
- the hemB gene encoding porphobilinogen synthase yields MFKRLRRLRSSENLRAMIRETRLNIDDFIAPLFVIESDSYIKNEINSMPGVYQMSVEPLLKECEELVGLGIKAVLLFGIPKHKDATGSHALNKDHIVAKAAREVKKRFKDLIVIVDLCFCEYTDHGHCGILENASVSNDKTLEILNLQGLILAESGVDILAPSNMMDGNVLSLRKTLDNAGYTHTPIMSYSTKFASSYYGPFRDVANSAPSFGDRKSYQMDYANKKEALLESLEDEKQGADILMVKPALAYLDIVKEIRDHTLLPLALYNVSGEYAMLKLAQKHNLINYESVLLETMTCFKRAGADMIISYHAKEMANLLQRN; encoded by the coding sequence ATGTTCAAACGATTGAGAAGATTACGAAGCAGCGAAAACTTAAGAGCGATGATAAGAGAAACGCGTCTGAATATTGATGACTTCATCGCTCCCTTATTTGTCATAGAAAGCGATAGTTATATTAAAAATGAGATCAACTCCATGCCTGGCGTTTATCAAATGAGTGTAGAGCCTCTTTTAAAAGAATGCGAAGAATTAGTGGGTTTAGGCATCAAAGCCGTTTTATTGTTTGGCATTCCTAAACATAAGGATGCTACAGGAAGCCATGCGTTAAATAAGGATCACATTGTCGCAAAAGCCGCTAGAGAGGTTAAAAAACGATTCAAGGATTTAATCGTTATAGTGGATTTGTGTTTTTGTGAATACACCGACCATGGGCATTGCGGGATTTTAGAAAACGCTTCTGTGTCTAACGATAAAACGCTAGAGATTTTAAACCTTCAAGGGCTTATTTTGGCTGAAAGCGGTGTGGATATTCTAGCCCCAAGCAACATGATGGATGGGAATGTTTTAAGCTTGAGAAAAACGCTAGATAACGCCGGCTATACCCACACGCCCATCATGAGCTATTCCACTAAATTTGCGAGCAGTTACTATGGGCCTTTTAGAGATGTGGCAAACTCTGCGCCGAGTTTTGGCGATCGCAAAAGCTATCAAATGGATTACGCTAATAAAAAAGAAGCGCTTTTAGAAAGTTTAGAAGATGAAAAACAGGGTGCGGATATTTTAATGGTGAAACCGGCTTTGGCGTATTTGGATATTGTTAAAGAAATCAGAGATCACACTTTGCTCCCTTTAGCGCTCTATAATGTGAGCGGGGAATACGCCATGCTCAAACTCGCTCAAAAACACAACCTGATCAACTATGAAAGCGTTTTATTAGAAACGATGACTTGTTTTAAAAGAGCGGGAGCGGATATGATTATTAGCTATCATGCTAAAGAAATGGCTAACTTATTACAAAGGAATTGA
- the arsS gene encoding acid-sensing histidine kinase ArsS, which translates to MRFSIFFKVVALFMITLFSFGAFAYYFVSSQINHENYQNEMRHYQFVTTINEILNNYSDYRAIEDYLYKIGFKETTMENLEKVLAKRRHQLHHRNIGYAEVFKFSDMVFILLKKDEHFVLYKDLHSVSYKNYFLAITVGLLLILFLFLFVLQSLLPLRELRSQVKRFAQGDKSVSCKSKQKDEIGDLANEFDNCIQKINAMNESRILFLRSIMHELRTPITKGKILSSMLKEELSYKRLSSIFDHLNMLIEQFARIEQFASKNYGSNKEKFLMSDLIDKIEKMLLIDEDKKSPIHVPSSNYIIEADFELFSIALKNMVDNAIKYSDDKQVFLDFIGNNLVVSNKSEPLKEDFEKYLQPYFKSSNPSQAHGFGLGMYIIKNALEAMGLNLSYHYSNGRICFTIHDCVFNHFYDLEEDDEEPTPPPRKFERGERNEGDRKSQLWG; encoded by the coding sequence TTGCGTTTTTCTATCTTTTTTAAAGTTGTCGCTTTGTTTATGATAACGCTCTTTAGTTTTGGAGCGTTCGCTTACTATTTCGTGTCTTCTCAAATCAATCATGAAAACTATCAAAACGAAATGCGCCATTATCAGTTTGTTACCACTATCAATGAAATTTTAAATAACTACTCTGATTATAGAGCCATAGAAGATTACCTCTATAAAATTGGTTTTAAAGAAACCACAATGGAAAATTTAGAAAAGGTTTTAGCCAAAAGACGCCACCAGTTGCACCATAGGAATATTGGGTATGCTGAAGTGTTTAAATTCAGCGATATGGTTTTTATCCTTTTAAAAAAGGATGAGCATTTTGTGCTTTATAAAGATTTGCATTCGGTTTCTTATAAGAATTATTTCTTAGCTATTACGGTGGGCTTATTATTGATTTTATTCCTCTTTTTATTTGTTTTGCAGAGTTTATTGCCCTTAAGAGAGTTAAGATCTCAAGTGAAACGCTTCGCTCAAGGGGATAAAAGCGTGAGTTGTAAAAGCAAGCAAAAAGATGAAATAGGGGATCTGGCTAACGAATTTGACAATTGCATCCAAAAAATCAATGCGATGAATGAATCTCGGATTTTGTTTTTGCGCTCTATCATGCATGAATTACGCACCCCTATCACTAAGGGCAAGATACTAAGCTCTATGCTCAAAGAAGAGCTGTCTTACAAACGCCTTTCATCTATATTTGATCACTTGAACATGTTAATTGAGCAATTTGCCCGCATTGAGCAGTTCGCTTCCAAAAATTATGGGAGCAATAAAGAAAAATTTTTAATGAGCGATTTGATAGACAAGATTGAAAAAATGCTTTTAATTGATGAGGATAAAAAAAGCCCTATCCATGTACCCTCTTCAAATTACATCATTGAAGCGGATTTTGAATTGTTTTCTATAGCGTTAAAAAACATGGTAGATAATGCGATCAAATACAGTGATGACAAACAGGTGTTTTTGGATTTCATAGGAAATAATTTAGTGGTGTCCAATAAAAGCGAACCTTTAAAAGAAGATTTTGAAAAATATTTGCAACCCTACTTCAAATCTTCTAACCCCAGCCAAGCCCATGGTTTTGGGTTAGGCATGTATATCATTAAAAACGCTTTAGAGGCTATGGGATTGAATTTGAGCTATCATTACAGCAATGGAAGAATTTGTTTCACTATCCATGATTGCGTTTTTAATCATTTTTACGATTTAGAAGAAGATGATGAAGAGCCTACCCCCCCCCCCCGAAAATTTGAGAGAGGTGAGCGGAATGAAGGGGATAGAAAAAGCCAATTGTGGGGTTAA
- the arsR gene encoding acid response regulator transcription factor ArsR: MIEVLMIEDDIELAEFLSEFLLQHGIHVTNYDEPYTGISAANTQNYDLLLLDLTLPNLDGLEVCRRISKQKHIPIIISSARSDVEDKIKALDYGADDYLPKPYDPKELLARIQSLLRRSHKKEEVSEPSDANIFRVDKDSREVYMHEKKLDLTRAEYEILSLLISKKGYVFSRESIAIESESINPESSNKSIDVIIGRLRSKIEKNPKQPQYIISVRGIGYKLEY; encoded by the coding sequence ATGATAGAAGTTTTAATGATAGAAGATGATATAGAATTAGCCGAGTTTTTGAGCGAGTTTTTGCTCCAACATGGCATTCATGTAACCAATTACGATGAGCCATATACCGGCATTAGTGCGGCTAACACACAAAATTATGATTTGTTGTTATTGGATTTAACTTTGCCTAATTTAGACGGGCTTGAAGTGTGTAGGCGCATCTCCAAACAAAAACATATCCCTATTATTATTTCTTCAGCAAGAAGCGATGTGGAAGATAAGATTAAAGCGCTAGATTATGGGGCTGATGATTACCTCCCTAAACCCTATGATCCTAAAGAATTATTAGCTCGCATCCAGTCCTTACTCAGGCGTTCTCATAAAAAAGAAGAAGTGAGTGAGCCAAGCGATGCGAATATCTTTAGGGTAGATAAGGACAGCCGAGAAGTGTATATGCATGAAAAAAAGCTAGACTTAACTAGGGCTGAATATGAAATCCTTTCGCTTCTCATTAGCAAAAAAGGTTATGTGTTTAGCCGTGAAAGCATTGCGATTGAGAGCGAGAGCATCAACCCTGAAAGCTCTAATAAAAGCATTGATGTGATCATTGGCCGTTTGCGATCCAAGATTGAAAAAAACCCTAAGCAACCGCAATACATCATCTCTGTTAGAGGGATTGGTTATAAATTAGAATACTGA
- a CDS encoding CiaD-like domain-containing protein, whose amino-acid sequence MELKNIISETLNEIEKMAKTIGDGFDTAQKTPSFFKTPQDLQNTPSSQNANAPLEPKNAAKIETQEKITEEKEETPEIITEEIAQENPMQALIPNERVFLKGLLERTLVLFKGMQALEEKEALKRLDLVARFLQYQLSVLEKRLESLERENTE is encoded by the coding sequence ATGGAATTGAAAAACATTATTTCAGAAACCCTTAATGAAATTGAAAAAATGGCTAAAACCATTGGTGATGGTTTTGATACGGCGCAAAAAACGCCCTCTTTTTTCAAAACGCCCCAAGATTTGCAAAACACCCCAAGCTCTCAAAATGCTAATGCCCCTTTAGAGCCAAAAAACGCTGCTAAAATAGAAACGCAAGAAAAAATCACAGAAGAAAAAGAAGAGACGCCAGAAATCATTACAGAAGAAATCGCGCAAGAAAACCCCATGCAAGCGTTAATTCCAAACGAGCGGGTTTTTTTAAAAGGCTTATTAGAGAGAACCTTAGTGTTATTTAAAGGCATGCAAGCTTTAGAAGAAAAAGAAGCGCTGAAGCGTTTGGATTTAGTGGCGCGTTTCTTGCAATACCAATTGAGCGTGCTTGAAAAACGATTAGAATCTTTGGAGCGAGAAAACACAGAGTGA
- a CDS encoding tetratricopeptide repeat protein gives MPLETITLASIYEEQGFFEEALQIYTNILKKTPDHTEALKQIKRLEKIQKNLAPFKHDATLERHYLNFIKGDYLSVENLEKWLVEWN, from the coding sequence ATGCCCTTAGAAACGATCACGCTCGCTAGTATTTATGAAGAACAAGGGTTTTTTGAAGAAGCGTTGCAAATTTATACTAATATTTTAAAAAAAACCCCTGATCATACAGAGGCGTTAAAACAAATAAAGCGTTTGGAAAAAATCCAAAAAAATCTCGCTCCTTTCAAACACGATGCAACACTGGAGCGGCACTATTTAAATTTTATCAAAGGGGATTATTTGAGCGTTGAGAATTTAGAAAAATGGCTGGTAGAATGGAATTGA
- a CDS encoding peptidase U32 family protein, translating into MNQVELLSPAGNLKKLKIALSYGADAVYGGVSHFSLRNRASKEFTLKTFKEGIDYAHALNKKVYATINGFPFNSQLKLLEEHIYKMAELEPDAFIIAAPGVIKLALKIAPHIPIHLSTQANVLNLLDAQVFYDLGVKRIVCARELSLNDAIEIKKALPDLELEIFVHGSMCFAFSGRCLISALQKGRVPNRGSCANDCRFDYEYYVKNPDNGVMMRLVEEEGVGTHIFNAKDLNLSNHIAEILSSNAISALKIEGRTKSSYYAAQTTRIYRLAVDDFYNNTLKPSFYASELNTLKNRGFTDGYLMRRPFERLDTQNHQTAISEGDFQVNGEITEDGRFFACKFTTTTNAAYEIIAPKNAAITPIVNEIGKIYTFEKRSYLVLYKILLENNTELETIHSGNVNLVRLPAPLPAFSFLRTQVEPKNGV; encoded by the coding sequence TTGAACCAAGTTGAATTACTCTCTCCAGCCGGTAATTTAAAAAAACTTAAAATCGCTCTCAGCTATGGGGCTGATGCGGTTTATGGGGGAGTGAGCCATTTTTCTTTGCGTAATCGCGCAAGCAAGGAATTTACTTTAAAGACCTTTAAAGAAGGGATTGACTACGCCCATGCGCTAAATAAAAAAGTCTATGCCACGATCAATGGTTTCCCTTTCAATTCACAGCTCAAACTTTTAGAAGAACATATTTATAAAATGGCAGAATTAGAGCCAGACGCTTTTATTATCGCTGCGCCTGGGGTAATCAAACTCGCTTTAAAAATCGCCCCGCATATCCCTATCCATTTATCCACGCAAGCGAATGTCTTGAATTTATTAGATGCGCAAGTGTTTTATGATCTAGGGGTTAAACGCATTGTGTGCGCTAGAGAATTGAGCCTGAATGATGCGATTGAAATTAAAAAAGCCTTACCCGATTTAGAATTAGAAATCTTTGTGCATGGGAGCATGTGCTTTGCCTTTTCAGGGCGTTGCTTGATTTCGGCCTTACAAAAGGGGCGCGTGCCTAATAGAGGGAGTTGCGCGAATGATTGCCGGTTTGATTATGAATATTATGTGAAAAACCCGGATAACGGCGTGATGATGAGGTTGGTTGAAGAAGAGGGCGTAGGCACGCATATTTTTAACGCTAAAGATTTGAATCTCTCTAATCATATCGCTGAAATTTTAAGTTCAAACGCCATTAGTGCGCTTAAGATTGAAGGGCGCACCAAGTCCAGTTATTACGCCGCACAAACCACGCGCATCTATCGTTTAGCGGTTGATGATTTTTATAACAACACTCTTAAGCCGAGTTTTTATGCTAGCGAATTGAACACGCTTAAAAACAGGGGTTTCACCGACGGCTATTTGATGCGAAGGCCTTTTGAAAGATTGGACACTCAAAACCACCAAACAGCCATTAGCGAAGGGGATTTTCAAGTCAATGGCGAAATAACAGAAGACGGGCGTTTTTTTGCATGCAAATTCACCACGACCACTAACGCCGCTTATGAAATCATCGCTCCCAAAAATGCGGCTATCACGCCCATAGTCAATGAAATTGGCAAGATTTATACCTTTGAAAAACGCTCTTATTTAGTGCTGTATAAAATCCTTTTAGAAAATAACACCGAGTTAGAAACTATCCATAGCGGGAATGTGAATTTAGTGCGACTGCCCGCACCCTTACCGGCTTTTAGTTTTTTACGCACCCAAGTAGAGCCTAAAAATGGCGTTTAG
- the cheZ gene encoding protein phosphatase CheZ: protein MTQEELDALMNGGDLENLEALEAKEETKEEPKEVKENSNHSEKMTVKKEDAEKYGKISPNEWPPPPPTEEHKVVHQLDDVTRDSEVKATQIFDQLDLIGASAEKIAKMVKKIQEPLQKHQEIFDNLHSHFPNIESFKTALNEQQEILNALKSIEEEAANCSDSSMQAMDIMQFQDIHRQKIERVVNVMRALSQYMNSLFEGKIDDSKRVSSATYITGDDDKDLASADDIEALIASFGAK from the coding sequence ATGACACAAGAAGAATTAGACGCTTTGATGAATGGTGGCGATTTAGAAAATTTGGAAGCCCTAGAGGCTAAAGAAGAAACTAAAGAGGAGCCTAAAGAGGTTAAAGAAAATTCCAATCATAGTGAAAAAATGACCGTCAAAAAAGAAGACGCTGAAAAATACGGCAAGATTAGCCCTAACGAATGGCCTCCCCCTCCCCCCACTGAAGAGCATAAAGTCGTGCATCAATTAGACGATGTTACAAGAGATTCTGAAGTGAAAGCCACGCAAATTTTTGATCAATTGGATTTGATTGGGGCTAGCGCTGAAAAGATCGCTAAAATGGTTAAAAAAATCCAAGAACCTTTGCAAAAACACCAAGAAATTTTTGACAATTTGCATAGCCATTTCCCCAATATTGAATCTTTTAAAACCGCGCTCAATGAGCAACAAGAAATCCTAAACGCCCTTAAAAGCATTGAAGAAGAAGCCGCTAATTGCTCTGATAGCTCCATGCAAGCGATGGATATTATGCAGTTTCAAGACATTCACCGCCAAAAAATTGAACGAGTGGTCAATGTCATGCGAGCGCTCAGCCAATACATGAATTCGCTTTTTGAAGGCAAAATTGATGATTCTAAGCGCGTGAGTTCAGCGACTTATATCACCGGCGATGACGATAAAGATTTAGCCAGCGCGGATGATATTGAAGCCTTGATCGCTTCTTTTGGAGCCAAGTAG